Proteins from a genomic interval of Phocoena phocoena chromosome 20, mPhoPho1.1, whole genome shotgun sequence:
- the LOC136140473 gene encoding LOW QUALITY PROTEIN: zinc finger protein 112-like (The sequence of the model RefSeq protein was modified relative to this genomic sequence to represent the inferred CDS: inserted 1 base in 1 codon), whose amino-acid sequence MEIYKEPVSFKDVAVVFTEGELGLLDSAQRKLYRDVMLENFRNLLSVGNQPFKPELIFQLEREELLMMETETQRDGCSGTKSQHNMESIQEVGLSCLSPKELSTWQTWQQGAGRLTGCQDSMKIFQENISQLQKQGDSPCQVRAGIPIQISEDENYVLTHIGDGSHDIKSQEFPSWRAQHSWRKMYLTESRNYQCRCQKISMKNDFRMSENVMKVSLLNQDLIQTGQKPYPGNEYRKAFSNDSSSEVLQQLHLEGKPCTYSPCGKDCSYSSVLHTHQSVCRGDNCVSESSHLQCHQKVHAEEVPFKYEYGENVNQCSSHNTYELTHTGEVSNRCNIYEKGFSHSLDLSSSFRVHTEQEPYEFEENGNAFNQNSCLRAHQKIQTEEKLYTDVECEKGFSFSQNSYLQGHQKIHIGEKPYKECGNGFNWNSKPKDHQRVHTGEKPYKCNACGKVFSHRSILNVHQRVHTGEKPFKCEECDKGFSRSSYLQAHQRVHTGEKPYKCEECGKGFSRSSYLQGHQRVHTGEKPYRCEECGKGFSRSSHLQGHQRVHTGEKPFKCEECGKGFSWSFNLQIHQRVHTGEKPYKCGECDKGFSKASTLLAHQRVHTGEKPYQCDECGKSFSQRSYLQSHQSVHTGERPYICEVCGKGFSQRAYLQGHQRVHTRVKPYKCEMCGKGFSQSSRLEAHQRVHTGGKPYKCEVCTKGFSESSRLQAHQRVHTEGRPYKCEQCGKGFSGFSSLQAHHRVHTGEKPYKCEVCGKGFSQRSNLQAHQRVHTGEKPYRCDACGKGFRWSSXSSNSSKSP is encoded by the exons GAACCAAGAGTCAACATAATATGGAAAGTATTCAAGAAGTGGGATTAAGCTGCCTTTCCCCCAAAGAGCTTTCCACCTGGCAGACCTGGCAACAAGGTGCAGGCAGGTTAACTGGGTGTCAAGATTCGATGAAAATTTTTCAAGAGAATATTTCTCAGCTGCAAAAACAAGGTGATTCCCCCTGCCAAGTTCGGGCAGGAATACCGATTCAGATTTCTGAAGATGAGAACTATGTATTGACTCATATAGGAGATGGTTCCCATGACATAAAAAGTCAAGAATTTCCCTCTTGGAGAGCCCAGCATTCCTGGAGGAAAATGTATCTTACAGAGTCACGTAATTATCAGTGTAGATGTCAGAAAATTTCCATGAAAAATGATTTCCGTATGTCTGAAA ATGTCATGAAGGTTTCATTGCTTAATCAAGACTTAATTCAGACAGGGCAAAAGCCCTACCCTGGTAACGAGTACAGAAAAGCCTTCAGCAATGACTCCAGTTCTGAAGTTCTTCAGCAGTTACACTTAGAAGGAAAGCCCTGTACCTACAGTCCATGTGGAAAGGACTGTAGTTACAGTTCAGTTCTTCATACTCATCAAAGTGTTTGTAGAGGAGATAACTGTGTTTCTGAGAGTTCACATCTGCAATGCCATCAGAAAGTACACGCAGAGGAGGTGCCATTTAAATATGAATATGGTGAGAATGTCAATCAGTGTTCCTCTCATAACACATATGAACTTACTCACACAGGAGAGGTGTCCAACAGATGCAACATTTATGAGAAGGGCTTCAGTCATAGCTTAGACCTTAGTAGTAGTTTTAGGGTCCATACTGAGCAGGAGCCCTATGAATTTGAGGAGAATGGGAATGCCTTTAACCAGAATTCTTGCCTTCGAGCCCATCAGAAAATCCAAACTGAAGAGAAACTATACACAGATGTGGAGTGTGAGAAGGGTTTC AGCTTCAGCCAAAATTCATATCTTCAAGGCCATCAGAAAATTCACattggagagaaaccttacaagGAGTGTGGGAATGGCTTCAATTGGAATTCAAAACCTAAAGATCATCAGAGagtccacactggagagaagccaTACAAATGCAACGCATGTGGTAAAGTCTTCAGTCATAGATCAATTCTTAATGTTCATCAGAGGgtccacacaggagagaaaccttttAAATGTGAGGAGTGTGATAAGGGATTCAGTCGGAGTTCATACCTTCAAGCCCATCAGAGagtccacactggagagaaaccataCAAGTGTGAGGAGTGTGGGAAGGGATTCAGTCGGAGTTCATACCTTCAAGGCcatcagagagttcacactggagagaaaccataCAGGTGTGAGGAGTGTGGGAAGGGGTTCAGTCGGAGTTCACACCTTCAAGGCcatcagagagttcacactggagaaaaaccaTTCAAGTGTGAGGAGTGCGGGAAGGGATTCAGTTGGAGCTTTAATCTTCAAATTCATCAGAGGgttcacacaggagagaaaccctataaatgtGGAGAATGTGATAAGGGCTTCAGTAAGGCCTCAACTCTTCTGGCCCATCAGAGAGTCCACACAGGAGAGAAGCCATACCAATGTGATGAGTGTGGTAAGAGCTTCAGTCAGAGATCATACCTTCAAAGCCATCAGAGTGTCCACACTGGCGAGAGACCATATATATGTGAGGTATGTGGGAAGGGCTTCAGTCAGAGAGCATATCTTCAAGGTCATCAGAGAGTCCACACCAGAGTGAAGCCATACAAATGTGAGATGTGTGGGAAGGGCTTTAGTCAGAGCTCACGCCTTGAAGCACATCAGAGGGTCCACACAGGAGGGAAACCGTACAAATGTGAGGTGTGCACAAAGGGTTTCAGTGAAAGTTCACGCCTTCAGGCACATCAGAGGGTCCACACAGAAGGGAGGCCCTATAAATGTGAACAGTGCGGTAAGGGTTTCAGTGGGTTTTCAAGTCTTCAAGCCCATCACAGAGTCCACACTGGGGAAAAGCCATACAAATGTGAGGTGTGTGGTAAGGGCTTCAGTCAGAGATCAAACCTCCAGGCTCATCAGAGAGTCCACACGGGAGAGAAGCCATACAGATGCGATGCATGTGGTAAGGGTTTCCGTTGGAGCT GGTCTTCTAATTCATCAAAGAGTCCATAG